In one window of Rhinopithecus roxellana isolate Shanxi Qingling chromosome 15, ASM756505v1, whole genome shotgun sequence DNA:
- the RAG1 gene encoding V(D)J recombination-activating protein 1, with translation MAASFPPTLGLSSAPDEIQHPHIKFSEWKFKLFRVRSFEKTPEEAQREKKDSFEGKPSLEQSPAVLDKADGQKLVPNQPVLKAHPKFSKKFHDSGKARVKAIHQANLRHLCRICGNSFKTDEHNRRYPVHGPVDGKTLGLLRKKEKRATSWPDLITKVFRIDVKADVDSIHPTEFCHNCWSIMHRKFSSAPCEVYFPRNVTVEWHPHTPSCDICNTARRGLKRKSLQPNLQLSKKLKTVLDQARQARQRKRRAQARTNSKDVMKKITNCSKIHLSTKLLAVDFPEHFVKSISCQICEHILADPVETNCKHVYCRVCILRYLKVVGSYCPSCRYPCFPTDLESPVKSFLSILNSLMVKCPAKECNQEISLEKYNHHVSSHKESKENFVHINKGGRPRQHLLSLTRRAQKHRLRELKLQVKAFADKEEGGDVKSVCMTLFLLALRARNEHRQADELEAIMQGKGSGLQPAVCLAIRVNTFLSCSQYHKMYRTVKAITGRQIFQPLHALRNAEKVLLPGYHHFEWQPPLKNVSSSTDVGIIDGLSGLSSSVDDYPVDTIAKRFRYDSALVSALMDMEEDILEGMRSQDIDDYLNGPFTVVVKESCDGMGDVSEKHGSGPVVPEKAVRFSFTIMKITIAHSSQNVKVFEEAKPNSELCCKPLCLMLADESDHETLTAILSPLIAEREAIKSSELMLELGGILRTFKFIFRGTGYDEKLVREVEGLEASGSVYICTLCDATRLEASQNLVFHSITRSHAENLERYEVWRSNPYHESVEELRDRVKGVSAKPFIETVPSIDALHCDIGNAAEFYKIFQLEIGEVYKNPNASKEERKRWQATLDKHLRKKMNLKPIMRMNGNFARKLMTKETVDAVCELIPSEERHEALRELMDLYLKMKPVWRSSCPAKECPESLCQYSFNSQRFAELLSTKFKYRYEGKITNYFHKTLAHVPEIIERDGSIGAWASEGNESGNKLFRRFRKMNARQSKCYEMEDVLKHHWLYTSKYLQKFMNAHNALKTSGFNMDSQASLGDPLGIEDSLESQDSMEF, from the coding sequence ATGGCGGCCTCTTTCCCACCCACCTTGGGACTCAGTTCTGCCCCAGATGAAATTCAGCACCCACATATTAAATTTTCAGAATGGAAGTTTAAGCTGTTCCGGGTGAGATCCTTTGAAAAGACACCTGAAGAAGCTCAAAGGGAAAAGAAGGATTCCTTTGAGGGGAAACCCTCTCTGGAGCAATCTCCAGCAGTCCTGGACAAGGCTGATGGTCAGAAGCTGGTCCCAAATCAGCCAGTGTTAAAAGCCCATCCTaagttttcaaagaaatttcATGACAGTGGGAAAGCAAGAGTTAAAGCCATCCATCAAGCCAACCTTCGACATCTCTGCCGCATCTGTGGGAATTCTTTTAAAACTGATGAGCACAACAGGAGATATCCAGTTCATGGTCCTGTGGATGGTAAAACCCTAGGCCTTTTacgaaagaaggaaaagagagctACTTCCTGGCCAGACCTCATTACTAAGGTTTTCCGGATTGATGTGAAGGCAGATGTTGACTCGATCCACCCCACTGAGTTCTGCCATAACTGCTGGAGCATCATGCACAGGAAGTTTAGCAGTGCCCCTTGTGAGGTTTACTTCCCGAGGAATGTGACCGTGGAGTGGCACCCCCACACACCATCCTGTGACATCTGCAACACTGCCCGTCGGGGACTCAAGAGGAAGAGTCTTCAGCCAAACTTGCAGCTCAGCAAAAAACTCAAAACTGTGCTTGACCAAGCAAGACAAGCCCGTCAGCGCAAGAGAAGAGCTCAGGCAAGGACCAACAGCAAGGATGTCATGAAGAAGATCACCAACTGCAGTAAGATACATCTTAGTACCAAGCTCCTTGCAGTGGACTTCCCAGAGCACTTCGTGAAATCCATCTCCTGCCAGATCTGTGAACACATTCTGGCCGACCCTGTGGAGACCAACTGTAAGCATGTCTATTGCCGAGTCTGcattctcagatacctcaaagtcGTGGGCAGCTATTGTCCCTCTTGCCGATATCCATGCTTCCCTACTGACCTGGAGAGTCCAGTGAAGTCCTTTCTGAGCATCTTGAATTCCCTGATGGTGAAATGTCCAGCAAAAGAGTGCAATCAGGAGATCAGTTTGGAAAAATATAATCACCATGTCTCAAGTCACAAGGAATCAAAAGAGAATTTTGTGCACATTAATAAAGGGGGCCGGCCCCGCCAACATCTTCTGTCGCTGACTCGGAGAGCTCAGAAGCACCGGCTGAGGGAGCTCAAGCTGCAAGTCAAAGCCTTTGCTGACAAAGAAGAAGGTGGAGATGTGAAGTCGGTGTGCATGACCTTGTTCCTGCTGGCTCTGAGGGCGAGGAATGAGCACAGGCAAGCCGacgagctggaggccatcatgcAGGGAAAGGGCTCTGGGCTGCAACCAGCTGTTTGCTTGGCCATCCGTGTCAACACCTTCCTCAGCTGCAGTCAGTACCACAAGATGTACAGGACTGTGAAAGCCATCACAGGGAGACAGATTTTTCAGCCTTTGCATGCCCTTCGGAATGCTGAGAAGGTACTTCTGCCGGGCTACCACCACTTTGAGTGGCAGCCACCTCTGAAGAATGTGTCTTCCAGCACTGATGTTGGCATTATTGATGGGCTCTCTGGACTATCATCCTCTGTGGATGATTACCCAGTGGACACCATTGCAAAGAGGTTCCGCTATGATTCAGCTTTGGTGTCTGCTTTGATGGACATGGAAGAAGACATCTTGGAAGGCATGAGATCCCAAGACATTGATGATTACCTGAATGGCCCCTTCACAGTGGTGGTGAAGGAGTCTTGTGATGGAATGGGAGATGTGAGTGAGAAGCACGGGAGTGGGCCAGTAGTTCCAGAAAAGGCAGTCCGTTTTTCATTCACAATCATGAAAATTACTATCGCCCACAGCTCTCAGAATGTGAAAGTATTTGAGGAAGCCAAACCTAACTCTGAACTGTGTTGCAAGCCATTGTGCCTTATGCTGGCAGATGAGTCTGACCACGAGACCCTGACTGCCATCCTGAGCCCTCTCATTGCCGAGAGGGAGGCCATAAAGAGCAGTGAATTAATGCTTGAGCTGGGAGGCATTCTACGGACTTTCAAGTTCATCTTCAGGGGTACCGGATATGATGAAAAACTTGTGCGGGAAGTGGAAGGCCTCGAGGCTTCTGGCTCAGTCTACATTTGTACTCTTTGTGACGCCACCCGTCTGGAAGCCTCTCAAAATCTTGTCTTCCACTCTATAACCAGAAGCCATGCTGAGAACCTGGAACGTTATGAGGTCTGGCGTTCCAATCCTTACCATGAGTCTGTGGAAGAACTGCGGGATCGGGTGAAAGGGGTCTCAGCCAAACCTTTCATTGAGACAGTCCCTTCCATAGACGCACTCCACTGTGACATTGGTAATGCAGCTGAGTTCTACAAGATCTTCCAGCTAGAGATAGGGGAGGTGTATAAGAATCCCAATGCTtccaaagaggaaaggaaaaggtggCAGGCCACACTGGACAAGCATCTCCGGAAGAAGATGAACCTCAAACCAATCATGAGGATGAATGGCAACTTTGCCAGGAAGCTCATGACCAAAGAGACTGTGGATGCAGTTTGTGAGCTAATTCCTTCGGAGGAGAGGCACGAGGCTCTGAGGGAGCTGATGGATCTTTACCTCAAGATGAAACCGGTGTGGCGGTCATCATGCCCTGCTAAAGAGTGCCCAGAATCCCTCTGCCAGTACAGTTTCAATTCACAGCGTTTTGCTGAGCTCCTTTCTACCAAGTTCAAGTATAGGTATGAGGGAAAAATCACCAATTATTTTCACAAAACTCTGGCACACGTTCCTGAAATTATTGAGAGGGATGGCTCCATTGGGGCATGGGCAAGTGAGGGAAATGAGTCTGGTAACAAACTGTTTAGGCGCTTCCGGAAAATGAATGCCAGGCAGTCCAAATGCTATGAGATGGAAGATGTCCTGAAACACCACTGGCTGTACACCTCCAAATACCTCCAGAAGTTTATGAATGCTCATAATGCATTAAAAACCTCTGGGTTTAACATGGACTCTCAGGCAAGCTTAGGGGACCCATTAGGCATAGAGGACTCTCTGGAAAGCCAAGATTCAATGGAATTTTAA